In the genome of Kitasatospora cathayae, one region contains:
- a CDS encoding 2-oxo-4-hydroxy-4-carboxy-5-ureidoimidazoline decarboxylase produces the protein MPSQRPDASTEPALLGLHRFNEADAGAAEEALLACCGSHRWALRLTAHRPYPDLGSLLAAASEASYDLRPADLAEALADESWMPQPLLGMRAPGSQAAHTALRAAHAAYEARFGHVFVVCLDGVDPEEMLDTVLSSIRTRLANDPDEERLIAADELRRIALTRLEHLVATHSEAGAR, from the coding sequence ATCCCGTCACAGCGGCCCGACGCCAGCACCGAACCGGCCCTCCTCGGGCTGCACCGCTTCAACGAAGCGGACGCCGGCGCCGCCGAGGAGGCCCTGCTGGCCTGCTGCGGCAGCCACCGCTGGGCCCTGCGGCTCACCGCACACCGTCCGTACCCCGACCTAGGGTCCCTGCTGGCCGCCGCCAGCGAGGCCTCCTACGACCTGCGCCCGGCCGACCTGGCCGAGGCACTGGCCGACGAGAGCTGGATGCCGCAACCGCTGCTCGGCATGCGCGCGCCGGGCAGCCAGGCCGCGCACACCGCACTGCGGGCCGCCCACGCCGCGTACGAGGCCCGGTTCGGCCACGTCTTCGTGGTCTGCCTGGACGGCGTCGACCCGGAGGAGATGCTCGACACCGTGCTCTCCTCCATCCGCACCCGGCTGGCCAACGACCCGGACGAGGAGCGACTGATCGCGGCGGACGAGCTCCGGCGGATCGCCCTCACCCGCCTGGAGCACCTGGTCGCCACCCATTCGGAGGCCGGGGCGCGGTGA
- a CDS encoding amidohydrolase translates to MNRPEPAQPGTTLAAARPAAELRDRVRRLEPELIAFRRDLHRHPELGRQEFRTTDLLRDRLVAAGLEPRVLPGGTGLLVDVVPAGTAPGTEFLAFRADIDALPIDDAKSDVPYRSTVPGRAHACGHDVHTSVVLGLGLVLAEAVRTGELRRPVRLVFQPAEEVMPGGALDVIGAGGMDGVGRIFAVHCDPKVEVGRIALRVGAITSACDRLVLHLDGPGGHTARPHLTTDLVTAIARMAADLPGALARRMDPRWGVSLVWGRITSGSAPNVIPQHAELEGTVRCLELDGWREAPDLLHELIAKLAETYRAKWTLDYHRGVPPVVNEAVSVARLEAAMTARFGQGGAQVVEGTEQSLGGEDFSWYLEHAPGALARLGVRAPGDTTVRDLHQGRFDVDERAIGVGVELFAALALEDDRI, encoded by the coding sequence ATGAACCGTCCTGAGCCCGCTCAGCCGGGCACCACTCTCGCCGCCGCCCGCCCCGCCGCCGAACTGCGGGACCGGGTCCGGAGGCTGGAGCCCGAGCTGATCGCCTTCCGGCGTGATCTGCACCGGCACCCGGAGCTGGGCCGCCAGGAGTTCCGCACCACCGACCTGCTGCGCGACCGGCTGGTGGCGGCGGGCCTGGAGCCGCGGGTGCTGCCCGGCGGCACCGGCCTGCTGGTCGACGTCGTCCCGGCCGGCACCGCCCCGGGCACCGAGTTCCTGGCCTTCCGCGCCGACATCGACGCGCTGCCGATCGACGACGCCAAGTCCGACGTGCCGTACCGCTCGACCGTCCCCGGCCGGGCCCACGCCTGCGGCCACGACGTGCACACCTCGGTGGTGCTCGGTCTCGGCCTGGTGCTGGCCGAGGCCGTCCGCACCGGCGAGCTGCGCCGCCCGGTCCGGCTGGTGTTCCAGCCGGCCGAGGAGGTCATGCCGGGCGGTGCCCTGGACGTCATCGGCGCGGGCGGGATGGACGGCGTCGGCCGGATCTTCGCGGTGCACTGCGATCCGAAGGTGGAGGTCGGCCGGATCGCCCTGCGGGTCGGCGCGATCACCTCGGCCTGCGACCGGCTGGTGCTGCACCTGGACGGCCCCGGCGGGCACACCGCCCGCCCGCACCTGACCACCGACCTGGTGACCGCGATCGCCCGGATGGCCGCGGACCTGCCGGGCGCGCTGGCCCGCCGGATGGACCCGCGCTGGGGCGTCAGCCTGGTCTGGGGCCGGATCACCTCCGGCTCCGCGCCCAACGTCATCCCGCAGCACGCCGAACTGGAGGGGACCGTCCGCTGCCTGGAGCTGGACGGCTGGCGCGAGGCGCCGGACCTGCTGCACGAGCTGATCGCCAAGCTCGCCGAGACCTACCGGGCCAAGTGGACGCTGGACTACCACCGCGGGGTCCCGCCGGTGGTCAACGAGGCGGTCTCGGTCGCCCGGCTGGAGGCGGCGATGACCGCCCGGTTCGGTCAGGGCGGCGCCCAGGTGGTGGAGGGCACCGAGCAGAGCCTGGGCGGTGAGGACTTCTCCTGGTACCTGGAGCACGCCCCGGGCGCGCTGGCCCGCCTCGGGGTCCGCGCCCCCGGCGACACCACCGTCCGGGACCTGCACCAGGGCCGGTTCGACGTGGACGAGCGGGCGATCGGCGTGGGTGTGGAGTTGTTCGCGGCGCTGGCCCTGGAGGACGACCGGATCTGA
- a CDS encoding BMP family lipoprotein: protein MRRSMKLAAVVLSGSLGMASLAACGAKSTDNNASSGSSDGLKVGMAYDIGGRGDQSFNDSAARGLDKAKSDLGVSVNEAEAKPGEAEADKETRLKNLIDAGYKTIIAVGFVYQPAVDKVAKDNPNVKFAIIDSNDKDQPANVTSLVFAEQEGSYLAGVAAANKSKGHHIGFIGGVQSELIKKFEAGYKAGAKSVDPNIQIETTYLTTPPDFTGFNSPDKGKEAAQGQLDKGADVIYSAAGSSGNGAIEAVANAGKLAIGVDSDQAAQPALDKYKGSILTSMVKNVDNAVYAYIQSVKQGTPFTGIKLFDLKADGVRLATTGGKIDDIQDKLKAASDAIKSGATTIPTAPTS, encoded by the coding sequence TTGCGCCGTTCAATGAAGCTCGCCGCGGTTGTGCTCTCGGGTTCCCTGGGCATGGCCTCGCTCGCCGCTTGCGGCGCAAAGAGCACCGACAACAACGCCTCCTCCGGCTCCTCCGACGGTCTCAAGGTCGGCATGGCCTACGACATCGGTGGCCGTGGCGACCAGTCCTTCAACGACTCCGCCGCCCGCGGCCTGGACAAGGCCAAGTCCGACCTGGGCGTTTCGGTCAACGAGGCCGAGGCCAAGCCGGGCGAGGCCGAGGCCGACAAGGAGACCCGCCTCAAGAACCTGATCGACGCCGGTTACAAGACGATCATCGCGGTCGGCTTCGTCTACCAGCCGGCCGTCGACAAGGTCGCGAAGGACAACCCGAACGTCAAGTTCGCGATCATCGACTCGAACGACAAGGACCAGCCGGCCAACGTCACCTCGCTGGTCTTCGCCGAGCAGGAGGGTTCGTACCTCGCCGGCGTCGCCGCCGCGAACAAGTCGAAGGGCCACCACATCGGCTTCATCGGTGGTGTGCAGTCCGAGCTGATCAAGAAGTTCGAGGCCGGTTACAAGGCGGGCGCCAAGTCCGTCGACCCGAACATCCAGATCGAGACCACCTACCTCACCACCCCGCCGGACTTCACCGGCTTCAACTCGCCCGACAAGGGCAAGGAAGCCGCGCAGGGCCAGCTCGACAAGGGTGCGGACGTCATCTACTCCGCCGCCGGCTCCTCCGGCAACGGCGCCATCGAGGCCGTCGCCAACGCGGGCAAGCTCGCCATCGGTGTCGACTCCGACCAGGCCGCGCAGCCCGCTCTGGACAAGTACAAGGGCAGCATCCTGACCTCGATGGTCAAGAACGTCGACAACGCGGTCTACGCGTACATCCAGTCGGTCAAGCAGGGCACGCCGTTCACCGGCATCAAGCTCTTCGACCTGAAGGCCGACGGTGTCCGTCTCGCCACCACCGGCGGCAAGATCGACGACATCCAGGACAAGCTGAAGGCCGCCTCCGACGCCATCAAGAGCGGCGCCACCACCATCCCGACCGCGCCGACCTCCTGA
- a CDS encoding SDR family oxidoreductase: MTEQKVAVVTGASSGIGAATARRLADEGFEVVLTARRTERIEALAKEIGGRAYTLDVTDRAAVDAFAAEVGRVDVLVNNAGGAIGAESVEHGDPADWRAMYEVNVLGVLHVTQALLPALRATGDGTVLVLSSTAALAAYEGGGGYVAAKHAAHTIAATLRLELCGEPIRVIEIAPGMVKSEGFAITRFRGDEDKAAAVYAGVAEPLTSEDIADTVAWAVTRPSHVNIDLLVVRPRAQAANHKVHRG, translated from the coding sequence ATGACCGAGCAGAAGGTGGCCGTGGTCACCGGTGCCAGCAGCGGAATCGGCGCGGCGACCGCCCGCCGGCTGGCCGACGAGGGCTTCGAGGTGGTGCTGACCGCCCGCCGGACCGAGCGGATCGAGGCGCTGGCCAAGGAGATCGGCGGACGGGCGTACACCCTCGACGTCACCGACCGGGCCGCCGTGGACGCCTTCGCGGCCGAGGTCGGCCGGGTGGACGTCCTGGTGAACAACGCCGGCGGCGCGATCGGCGCCGAGAGCGTCGAGCACGGTGACCCGGCCGACTGGCGGGCCATGTACGAGGTGAACGTGCTCGGCGTGCTGCACGTGACGCAGGCGCTGCTGCCCGCGCTGCGCGCCACCGGCGACGGCACGGTGCTGGTGCTCTCCTCGACCGCCGCGCTGGCTGCGTACGAGGGCGGCGGCGGGTACGTCGCGGCCAAGCACGCCGCGCACACCATCGCGGCGACGCTGCGGCTGGAGCTGTGCGGGGAGCCGATCCGGGTGATCGAGATCGCCCCCGGCATGGTGAAGTCCGAGGGCTTCGCGATCACCCGCTTCCGCGGTGACGAGGACAAGGCCGCCGCCGTGTACGCGGGTGTGGCCGAGCCGCTGACCTCGGAGGACATCGCGGACACCGTGGCCTGGGCGGTCACCCGGCCCTCGCACGTGAACATCGACCTGCTGGTGGTCCGGCCCCGGGCGCAGGCCGCCAACCACAAGGTCCACCGCGGCTGA
- a CDS encoding ABC transporter ATP-binding protein — protein sequence MGENGAGKSTLMKILYGMQRPDEGTIAINGELCEFHTPGDAIARGIGMVHQHFMLADNLTVLENVVLGGEKLHGIGAKAKAKIKEISDQYGLGVRPDALVEDLGVADRQRVEILKVLYRGAKILILDEPTAVLVPQEVDALFDNLRELKAEGVTVIFISHKLHEVLAVADAISVIRRGTTVGDADPKAVTARQLAELMVGAELPSPESRESTVTTTEMLNVEGLRIAKTDAEGIERVVLDDISLRIHKGEILGIAGVEGNGQAELVEAIMGMLPLDAGTVVLDGKNLSGTLTRGRREAGIGYIPEDRHRHGLLLEAPLWENRILGHVTERPNSSGVLLKPAAARTDTLRIVEQYDVRTPGIEVTAASLSGGNQQKLIIGREMSHQPKLLIAAHPTRGVDVGAQAQIWEHIRSAQREGLAVLLISADLDELIGLSDTIRVIYRGRLVADADPATVTAEDLGTAMTGAAAGHLESEPEAVAEAQAIAAEGTEAEAEHPHTDTADDPQAGE from the coding sequence ATGGGCGAGAACGGCGCCGGCAAGTCGACGCTGATGAAGATCCTCTACGGCATGCAGCGGCCGGACGAGGGCACCATCGCGATCAACGGCGAGCTGTGCGAGTTCCACACCCCGGGTGACGCCATCGCCCGCGGCATCGGCATGGTGCACCAGCACTTCATGCTCGCCGACAACCTCACGGTGCTGGAGAACGTCGTCCTCGGCGGCGAGAAGCTCCACGGCATCGGTGCCAAGGCGAAGGCGAAGATCAAGGAGATCTCCGACCAGTACGGGCTGGGCGTGCGCCCGGACGCGCTGGTCGAGGACCTCGGCGTCGCCGACCGCCAGCGCGTCGAGATCCTCAAGGTGCTGTACCGCGGCGCCAAGATCCTGATCCTCGACGAGCCCACGGCCGTGCTCGTCCCGCAGGAGGTCGACGCGCTGTTCGACAACCTGCGCGAGCTCAAGGCCGAGGGCGTCACCGTCATCTTCATCTCGCACAAGCTGCACGAGGTGCTGGCGGTGGCCGACGCGATCAGCGTCATCCGGCGCGGCACCACGGTCGGCGACGCCGACCCGAAGGCGGTCACCGCCCGTCAGCTGGCCGAGCTGATGGTCGGCGCCGAGCTGCCCTCCCCGGAGAGCCGCGAGTCGACCGTCACCACCACCGAGATGCTCAACGTCGAGGGCCTGCGGATCGCCAAGACCGACGCCGAGGGCATCGAGCGCGTCGTCCTGGACGACATCTCGCTGCGGATCCACAAGGGCGAGATCCTCGGCATCGCCGGTGTCGAGGGCAACGGCCAGGCCGAACTGGTCGAGGCCATCATGGGCATGCTGCCGCTGGACGCGGGCACCGTCGTCCTGGACGGCAAGAACCTCTCCGGCACCCTGACCCGGGGCCGCCGCGAGGCCGGCATCGGCTACATCCCCGAGGACCGCCACAGGCACGGCCTGCTGCTGGAGGCCCCGCTCTGGGAGAACCGCATCCTCGGCCACGTCACCGAGCGGCCCAACTCCAGCGGCGTGCTGCTCAAGCCGGCCGCCGCCCGGACGGACACCCTGCGGATCGTCGAGCAGTACGACGTCCGCACCCCCGGCATCGAGGTCACCGCGGCCTCGCTCTCCGGCGGCAACCAGCAGAAGCTGATCATCGGCCGCGAGATGAGCCACCAGCCCAAGCTGCTGATCGCCGCCCACCCGACCCGCGGTGTGGACGTCGGCGCCCAGGCGCAGATCTGGGAGCACATCCGCTCCGCCCAGCGCGAGGGCCTGGCCGTCCTGCTGATCTCGGCCGACCTGGACGAGCTGATCGGCCTCTCCGACACCATCCGGGTCATCTACCGCGGCCGCCTGGTCGCCGACGCCGACCCGGCCACCGTCACCGCCGAGGACCTCGGCACCGCGATGACCGGTGCCGCGGCCGGCCACCTGGAGTCCGAGCCGGAGGCCGTCGCCGAGGCGCAGGCCATCGCCGCGGAGGGCACCGAGGCCGAGGCCGAGCACCCGCACACCGACACCGCCGACGACCCGCAGGCGGGGGAGTAA
- a CDS encoding ABC transporter permease, with product MTSPNPAAKRSLAQRISGERIVLALAAPVLAVVLSVAICSILLATSGKNPFDAWNVMITFATKSDGQVAILNRSTTYYLAAAAAAFGFRMNLFNIGVEGQYKVAALFAAYIGAQVDLPAFIQIPLLLVTAMLVGGLYASIAGLLKVYRGVSEVIATIMLNAIALAIVGLLLVPGIFAPKVSGTSNSIQTEPISQSSHFFGIETAGGTLWGFLFIAILVGVLFQFTLTRTRFGFDLRATGRSESAATASGVNVKKMVVISMFVSGGIAGLIGMPELLQNSFYYGQSFQPGLGFLGISIALLGRNSPVGMAFAALLFAFLDATGAQLPLQGGFPSEIVSVMQGTIVICVVVAYELVRRYGLKRQQQKVGAELAAQAAATEKKEVAS from the coding sequence ATGACCAGTCCCAACCCCGCCGCCAAGCGCAGCCTGGCGCAGCGGATCAGCGGTGAGCGGATCGTGCTCGCACTGGCGGCGCCGGTGCTCGCGGTCGTGCTGTCCGTCGCGATCTGCTCGATCCTGCTGGCGACCTCGGGCAAGAACCCGTTCGACGCGTGGAACGTGATGATCACGTTCGCGACCAAGTCGGACGGCCAGGTGGCGATCCTCAACCGGTCCACCACGTACTACCTGGCCGCCGCGGCCGCCGCGTTCGGGTTCCGGATGAACCTGTTCAACATCGGCGTCGAGGGCCAGTACAAGGTCGCGGCGCTGTTCGCGGCCTACATCGGTGCCCAGGTCGACCTGCCGGCGTTCATCCAGATCCCGCTGCTGCTGGTCACCGCCATGCTGGTCGGTGGTCTGTACGCGAGCATCGCCGGCCTGCTGAAGGTCTACCGCGGCGTCAGCGAGGTCATCGCGACCATCATGCTGAACGCCATCGCGCTCGCGATCGTCGGTCTGCTGCTCGTCCCCGGCATCTTCGCGCCGAAGGTCAGCGGCACCAGCAACTCGATCCAGACCGAGCCGATCTCGCAGTCGAGCCACTTCTTCGGCATCGAGACGGCCGGCGGCACCCTCTGGGGCTTCCTCTTCATCGCGATCCTGGTCGGTGTGCTCTTCCAGTTCACCCTGACCCGCACCCGCTTCGGCTTCGACCTGCGCGCCACCGGCCGCTCGGAGTCCGCCGCAACCGCCTCCGGCGTGAACGTCAAGAAGATGGTCGTCATCTCGATGTTCGTCTCCGGTGGGATCGCCGGTCTGATCGGCATGCCCGAGCTGCTGCAGAACTCCTTCTACTACGGCCAGAGCTTCCAGCCCGGCCTGGGCTTCCTGGGTATCTCGATCGCCCTGCTCGGCCGCAACAGCCCGGTCGGCATGGCCTTCGCGGCCCTGCTGTTCGCCTTCCTGGACGCCACCGGCGCGCAGCTGCCCCTGCAGGGCGGCTTCCCGTCCGAGATCGTCTCGGTCATGCAGGGCACCATCGTCATCTGTGTCGTCGTCGCGTACGAGCTGGTGCGCCGCTACGGCCTGAAGCGCCAGCAGCAGAAGGTCGGCGCCGAGCTCGCCGCCCAGGCCGCGGCCACTGAGAAGAAGGAGGTGGCCTCGTGA
- a CDS encoding alpha/beta hydrolase: MTIFRAARPRVLLTAVAAGALLLTSACDDSATTAQDKASGTAAPSAASPTATPTPTPKPKGEADPALKPFYGQQITWADCPADPKAEHAKIDVSAMRCGKLHVPLDYANPTADAIDLALIKYPATARDQRIGSLMVNPGGPGASGVEMVKYGAKDFDGTLHTRFDVIGFDPRGTGDSSPVVCYDDKQLDALNQLDAPDDRAERKAEHVKQSTEHAAACQAKSGKLLPFVGTRNTARDLDVLRAVVGDRKLNYLGISYGTYLGALYAEEFPQNTGRLILDGAVDPAQDTLDHGVDQQVGFEKSFERFAADCVDNHPDECPLGTDRTKAAKKAADFLDGLHDHPLTTKDGRELGRDMAWTGVISLLYGDEKTAWQYLRASLGWAMKRDKGDYLMAFADDYNGRDENGHYSPMDEANGAISCADAARPAPTPEHAQQAVDRLLAEAPLLSKGVTVDDYLEPGCAYWPFKTQEKPHTIRAEGAAPILVVGSTGDPATPYASAEKLAKGFAKATLLTRVGEGHGAFGKGNTCIDQAMDAYLTDGTMPAEGTRCS; this comes from the coding sequence ATGACGATCTTCCGGGCCGCCCGCCCACGGGTCCTGCTGACCGCCGTGGCGGCAGGCGCCCTCCTGCTCACGTCCGCCTGCGACGACTCCGCCACGACGGCCCAGGACAAGGCCTCCGGCACCGCCGCGCCCTCCGCCGCGAGCCCCACCGCCACCCCGACCCCGACCCCGAAGCCCAAGGGCGAGGCCGACCCGGCGCTCAAGCCGTTCTACGGCCAGCAGATCACCTGGGCGGACTGCCCGGCCGACCCCAAGGCCGAGCACGCGAAGATCGACGTCTCCGCCATGCGGTGCGGCAAGCTGCACGTCCCGCTCGACTACGCCAACCCCACCGCCGACGCGATCGACCTCGCCCTGATCAAGTACCCGGCGACCGCCAGGGACCAGCGGATCGGCTCGCTGATGGTCAACCCGGGCGGCCCCGGCGCCTCGGGCGTCGAGATGGTCAAGTACGGCGCCAAGGACTTCGACGGCACCCTGCACACCCGCTTCGACGTGATCGGCTTCGACCCGCGCGGCACCGGCGACAGCTCGCCGGTGGTCTGCTACGACGACAAGCAGCTGGACGCCCTCAATCAGCTGGACGCGCCGGACGACCGCGCCGAGCGCAAGGCCGAGCACGTCAAGCAGTCCACCGAGCACGCCGCCGCCTGCCAGGCCAAGTCCGGCAAGCTGCTGCCCTTCGTCGGCACCCGCAACACCGCCCGCGACCTGGACGTGCTGCGCGCCGTCGTCGGCGACCGCAAGCTCAACTACCTCGGCATCTCCTACGGCACCTACCTCGGCGCCCTGTACGCCGAGGAGTTCCCGCAGAACACCGGCCGGCTGATCCTGGACGGCGCCGTCGACCCGGCCCAGGACACCCTGGACCACGGCGTCGACCAGCAGGTCGGCTTCGAGAAGTCCTTCGAGCGCTTCGCCGCCGACTGCGTGGACAACCACCCCGACGAGTGCCCGCTCGGCACGGACCGGACCAAGGCCGCCAAGAAGGCCGCCGACTTCCTGGACGGCCTCCACGACCACCCGCTGACCACCAAGGACGGCCGCGAGCTCGGCCGCGACATGGCCTGGACCGGCGTCATCTCGCTGCTCTACGGCGACGAGAAGACCGCCTGGCAGTACCTGCGGGCCAGCCTCGGCTGGGCCATGAAGCGCGACAAGGGCGACTACCTGATGGCCTTCGCCGACGACTACAACGGTCGCGACGAGAACGGCCACTACAGCCCGATGGACGAGGCCAACGGCGCGATCAGCTGCGCCGACGCGGCCCGCCCCGCGCCGACCCCCGAGCACGCCCAGCAGGCGGTCGACCGGCTGCTCGCCGAGGCGCCGCTGCTGTCCAAGGGCGTCACGGTGGACGACTACCTGGAGCCCGGCTGCGCCTACTGGCCGTTCAAGACCCAGGAGAAGCCCCACACCATCCGGGCCGAGGGCGCCGCACCGATCCTGGTGGTCGGCAGCACCGGCGACCCGGCCACCCCGTACGCCTCGGCCGAGAAGCTGGCCAAGGGCTTCGCCAAGGCGACCCTGCTCACCCGGGTCGGCGAGGGCCACGGCGCCTTCGGCAAGGGCAACACCTGCATCGACCAGGCCATGGACGCCTACCTGACCGACGGCACGATGCCGGCCGAGGGGACCCGTTGCAGCTGA
- a CDS encoding ABC transporter permease, with amino-acid sequence MSTATAARPKAPGAPAKKRKLSWPVVLLLIAGALVLFSAVGMATGNHSLTSSGQVTAALSAAVPIGMAGLGGLWSERAGVVNIGLEGMMVAGTFCGAWAGYLVNPWVGLLAGMLGGALGGLLHAIITVTFGVDHIVSGVGINLLIPGICAYVNRIYYKDYISAGAGANQSPPADPLPYITIPGLSSGLKDIENHHWFFVSDVAGVLGGLVTNISVVVILAGALIVVSYFALWRTVFGLRLRSCGENPTAAESLGVNVYKYKYLAVIASGAFAGLGGAYLSLVAAHFYKDGQTLGRGFIGLAAMIFGNWMPGGLAMGAGLFGFTDSLQLRDPESVHVLILIVGIAMILLALWQLYRRKFTATVISLVVAGGLGAWYALTDEVQRPLIVATPYVITLVVLSLASQRLRMPKADGQIYRKGQGK; translated from the coding sequence ATGAGCACCGCTACTGCCGCTCGTCCGAAGGCGCCGGGCGCGCCTGCGAAGAAGCGCAAGCTGTCCTGGCCCGTGGTGCTCCTGCTGATCGCGGGTGCCCTGGTGCTGTTCTCCGCCGTGGGCATGGCCACCGGCAACCACTCGCTGACCTCCTCGGGTCAGGTCACCGCCGCGCTCAGCGCCGCCGTGCCGATCGGCATGGCCGGTCTCGGCGGTCTCTGGTCCGAGCGGGCCGGTGTGGTCAACATCGGTCTCGAAGGCATGATGGTCGCCGGCACCTTCTGCGGTGCCTGGGCCGGCTACCTGGTCAACCCGTGGGTCGGTCTGCTGGCCGGCATGCTCGGCGGGGCGCTCGGCGGTCTGCTGCACGCGATCATCACCGTGACCTTCGGCGTCGACCACATCGTGTCCGGCGTCGGCATCAACCTGCTGATCCCCGGCATCTGCGCGTACGTCAACCGGATCTACTACAAGGACTACATCTCGGCCGGTGCCGGGGCGAACCAGTCCCCGCCGGCGGATCCGCTGCCCTACATCACGATCCCGGGGCTGTCCTCGGGCCTGAAGGACATCGAGAACCACCACTGGTTCTTCGTCTCGGACGTCGCGGGCGTGCTCGGCGGTCTGGTCACCAACATCTCGGTGGTCGTGATCCTGGCCGGTGCGCTGATCGTGGTCAGCTACTTCGCGCTCTGGCGCACGGTGTTCGGCCTGCGGCTGCGCTCCTGCGGTGAGAACCCGACCGCCGCCGAGTCGCTGGGCGTCAACGTCTACAAGTACAAGTACCTGGCGGTCATCGCCTCCGGCGCCTTCGCGGGCCTCGGCGGTGCGTACCTCTCGCTGGTCGCCGCGCACTTCTACAAGGACGGCCAGACCCTGGGCCGCGGCTTCATCGGCCTCGCCGCGATGATCTTCGGCAACTGGATGCCCGGCGGTCTCGCCATGGGCGCCGGCCTGTTCGGCTTCACCGACAGCCTCCAGCTGCGCGACCCGGAGTCGGTGCACGTGCTGATCCTGATCGTCGGCATCGCGATGATCCTGCTCGCCCTGTGGCAGCTGTACCGCCGCAAGTTCACCGCGACGGTGATCTCCCTCGTGGTGGCCGGCGGTCTGGGTGCCTGGTACGCGCTGACCGACGAGGTGCAGCGTCCGCTGATCGTCGCCACGCCGTACGTGATCACCCTGGTGGTGCTCTCGCTGGCGTCGCAGCGACTGCGGATGCCCAAGGCGGACGGTCAGATCTACCGCAAGGGTCAGGGCAAGTGA
- a CDS encoding acyl-CoA mutase large subunit family protein, with amino-acid sequence MPRPAESARLSESGCPIDPLYGPEALAGWDPDARLGRPGEYPYTRGVYPTMYTGRPWTMRQYAGFGTAAESNARYRQLIAGGGTGLSVAFDLPTQMGYDSDAPLAAGEVGKVGVAVDGIEDMAVLFDGIPLGEVSTSMTINAPAALLLLLYQLVGEAQGVAPSALTGTVQNDVLKEYIARGTYIFPPQPSLRLVADVFRYCRAEIPRWNTISISGYHMAEAGADPAQEIAFTLANGIAYVRTALAAGMAVDDFAPRLSFFFVARTTLLEEVAKFRAARRIWARIMREEFGARDPRSQMLRFHTQTAGVQLTAQQPEVNLVRVSVQALAAVLGGTQSLHTNSFDEAIALPTEKAARLALRTQQVLAHETDVTATVDPFAGSYAVESLTDAVEAAALALMARVEEQGGAVAAIERGFQKGEIERTAYRIQQETDSGERTVVGVNRFRLDEEEPYQPLRVDPAIERQQAERLARLRAGRSATAVTRALDALRRTAEGPENVLYPMKEALAARATVGEVCDALRGVWGTYAPVERF; translated from the coding sequence ATGCCGCGCCCCGCCGAATCCGCCCGCCTTTCGGAATCAGGCTGTCCGATCGATCCGCTCTACGGCCCCGAGGCGCTGGCCGGCTGGGACCCGGACGCCCGGCTGGGCCGGCCGGGGGAGTACCCGTACACCCGGGGCGTCTACCCGACGATGTACACCGGCCGGCCGTGGACGATGCGCCAGTACGCGGGCTTCGGCACCGCCGCCGAGTCCAACGCCCGTTACCGCCAGCTGATCGCGGGCGGCGGGACCGGCCTCTCGGTGGCCTTCGACCTGCCCACCCAGATGGGCTACGACTCGGACGCGCCGCTCGCCGCCGGGGAGGTCGGCAAGGTCGGCGTGGCCGTGGACGGCATCGAGGACATGGCGGTGCTCTTCGACGGCATCCCGCTCGGCGAGGTGTCCACCTCGATGACCATCAACGCGCCGGCCGCCCTGCTCCTGCTGCTCTACCAGTTGGTCGGCGAGGCCCAGGGGGTGGCGCCCTCGGCGCTCACCGGCACGGTGCAGAACGACGTGCTGAAGGAGTACATCGCCCGCGGCACCTACATCTTCCCGCCGCAGCCCTCGCTGCGGCTGGTCGCCGACGTGTTCCGGTACTGCCGGGCCGAGATCCCGCGCTGGAACACCATCTCCATCTCCGGCTACCACATGGCCGAGGCCGGGGCCGATCCGGCGCAGGAGATCGCCTTCACCCTGGCCAACGGGATCGCCTACGTCCGGACCGCGCTCGCCGCCGGGATGGCCGTGGACGACTTCGCGCCCCGGCTCTCCTTCTTCTTCGTGGCCCGCACCACGCTCCTCGAGGAGGTCGCCAAGTTCCGCGCCGCCCGCCGGATCTGGGCCAGGATCATGCGGGAGGAGTTCGGCGCGAGGGACCCCCGTTCGCAGATGCTGCGCTTCCACACCCAGACCGCCGGGGTGCAGCTCACCGCCCAGCAGCCCGAGGTGAACCTGGTCCGGGTCTCGGTGCAGGCGCTCGCCGCGGTGCTCGGCGGCACCCAGTCGCTGCACACCAACAGCTTCGACGAGGCGATCGCGCTGCCCACCGAGAAGGCCGCCCGGCTGGCCCTGCGCACCCAGCAGGTGCTCGCCCACGAGACCGACGTGACCGCCACCGTCGACCCCTTCGCCGGTTCCTACGCGGTCGAGTCGCTGACCGACGCGGTCGAGGCGGCCGCGCTGGCGCTGATGGCCCGGGTCGAGGAGCAGGGCGGCGCGGTGGCCGCGATCGAGCGGGGCTTCCAGAAGGGCGAGATCGAGCGCACCGCCTACCGCATCCAGCAGGAGACCGACTCCGGCGAGCGCACGGTGGTCGGCGTCAACCGCTTCCGGCTGGACGAGGAGGAGCCCTACCAGCCGCTGCGGGTGGACCCGGCGATCGAGCGGCAGCAGGCCGAACGGCTGGCCCGGCTGCGGGCCGGGCGCTCCGCCACGGCCGTCACCCGGGCGCTGGACGCGCTGCGCCGCACCGCGGAGGGCCCGGAGAACGTGCTGTACCCGATGAAGGAGGCGCTGGCCGCCCGGGCCACCGTCGGCGAGGTCTGCGACGCGCTGCGCGGGGTGTGGGGCACGTACGCTCCGGTGGAGCGCTTCTGA